Proteins from a genomic interval of Arvicola amphibius chromosome 14, mArvAmp1.2, whole genome shotgun sequence:
- the Cdc42se1 gene encoding CDC42 small effector protein 1 produces MSEFWHKLGCCVVEKPQPKKRRRRIDRTMIGEPMNFVHLTHIGSGEMGAGDGLAMTGAVQEQMRSKGNRDRPWSNSRAL; encoded by the exons ATGAGTGAATTTTGGCACAAACTGGGCTGTTGCGTGGTAGAGAAGCCCCAGCCG aagaagaggagaagacgGATTGACCGCACCATGATCGGGGAACCAATGAATTTTGTCCACTTGACTCACATTGGCTCGGgagagatgggggctggagatggacTTGCCATG ACCGGTGCGGTTCAGGAGCAGATGAGATCCAAAGGAAACCGGGACAGACCGTGGAGCAATTCTAGGGCCTTGTAG
- the C14H1orf56 gene encoding protein MENT, with protein sequence MVPAACMLLWALLLSLGLRAAGAQDQTSNPTSMQRVSVRFGPARSLRSTSVTTRNSVHQKAKVTVEDENDALATADRLAAPAAAELLSTVTGISRSSVSNFNEYDGSLEEGAVIDVRKTTYPAPLSSTSNTMSVSTAPGRFVANSQEREIRMTTELPPLTSKPTVDLTSETPESTLHQWSTPGSTPTPWRKASPTAMPAPEDLRVMLMPWGPWHCHCKSGTMSRSRAGKLHGVSGRLRIGALNELRTEHRPCTYQQCPCNKLLEECPLDSSLCPDSGCSSPTTATSTTSPQAPVHLRRRPILPPTSPSPNPALAFWKRVRISLEDIWNSLSSVFTEMQPVSCFADEQDVP encoded by the exons ATGGTCCCCGCCGCCTGCATGCTGCTCTGGGCCCTGCTGCTTAGTTTGGGGCTCCGGGCGGCGGGGGCCCAAGACCAGACGTCAAACCCAACGTC GATGCAGCGGGTCAGCGTCCGCTTTGGCCCAGCCCGCAGCCTCCGGAGCACAAGCGTCACTACCCGGAACAGTGTACACCAGAAGGCGAAGGTAACTGTAGAGGATGAGAATGATGCGCTGGCCACTGCTGACCGCCTGGCCGCCCCGGCAGCCGCTGAGCTCCTGTCCACTGTGACAGGTATTAGCCGCTCATCAGTATCCAACTTCAATGAGTACGATGGCTCCTTGGAAGAGGGAGCTGTGATTGACGTCAGAAAAACCACCTACCCTGCACCTCTCTCTTCGACCTCCAATACTATGAGTGTTAGCACAGCCCCCGGGAGGTTTGTAGCCAATAGCCAGGAGCGAGAGATTAGGATGACCACCGAACTGCCACCCCTCACTTCAAAGCCTACTGTGGACCTGACTTCCGAGACTCCCGAGAGCACCCTGCACCAGTGGTCGACACCTGGGTCCACCCCGACCCCGTGGCGAAAAGCATCACCCACAGCCATGCCAGCTCCTGAGGATCTGCGGGTGATGCTGATGCCTTGGGGCCCATGGCACTGCCACTGTAAGTCGGGTACCATGAGCAGGAGCCGCGCCGGAAAGCTGCATGGTGTTTCTGGGCGCCTTCGAATTGGGGCACTGAACGAACTCCGCACGGAGCACCGGCCTTGCACCTACCAGCAGTGCCCTTGCAACAAGCTGCTGGAGGAGTGCCCTCTGgactccagtctctgtcctgacaGTGGCTGCAGTTCACCCACCACGGCGACGAGCACCACCTCTCCTCAGGCCCCTGTCCACCTGAGACGCAGACCCATCCTCCCACCCACTAGCCCGAGCCCTAACCCAGCTCTTGCCTTTTGGAAACGTGTCAGGATCAGCCTAGAGGACATCTGGAATAGCCTTTCTTCAGTGTTCACAGAGATGCAACCAGTAAGTTGTTTTGCTGATGAGCAGGACGTTCCTTGA